One Ancylothrix sp. D3o genomic window carries:
- a CDS encoding IS1 family transposase (programmed frameshift), with protein MKNGRTSSGKQNFKCKECGRQFVLVPRHQPQSQEKKIIDKLLLEKISLAGIVRATGVSPRWLQYYVNKKLALVLRVVNVTFKKKGKLTLQCDEMWSFVGSKGNKQWICRLAIDTRTKEIVGVFIGSRDLLGAKGLWDSLPPVYRQCARRDVRAERLYTDFWQAYSTIFPTKRHKAVAKNSGLTNYIERFNNTMRQRIARLGRKVLSFSKKLSNHIGAIWYFIHHYNASLSC; from the exons ATGAAAAATGGCCGGACTTCTAGTGGGAAGCAAAACTTTAAATGCAAGGAGTGTGGTAGACAATTTGTACTTGTTCCCAGACATCAACCCCAATCCCAAGAGAAAAAAATTATAGATAAACTTTTATTAGAAAAGATATCATTAGCTGGAATAGTCCGAGCAACCGGGGTGTCTCCGAGGTGGTTACAGTATTACGTCAATAAAAAATTAGCATTAGTTCTTAGAGTTGTGAATGTCACTT TCAAAAAAAAGGGTAAACTAACACTTCAATGTGATGAGATGTGGTCATTTGTAGGCTCGAAAGGTAATAAACAGTGGATATGTCGGCTGGCCATAGATACTAGAACCAAAGAAATTGTTGGAGTGTTTATTGGCAGCAGAGATTTATTGGGAGCTAAAGGATTATGGGATTCTTTACCACCTGTTTATCGTCAATGTGCTCGTAGAGACGTTAGGGCCGAACGTCTTTACACAGATTTTTGGCAAGCCTATTCGACCATTTTTCCGACCAAAAGACACAAAGCAGTAGCAAAAAACAGTGGCTTAACAAATTACATAGAAAGGTTTAATAATACGATGCGACAAAGAATAGCCCGTTTAGGGAGAAAAGTTCTCTCGTTTTCTAAAAAATTATCTAATCATATTGGCGCTATCTGGTATTTTATTCATCATTACAACGCATCCTTAAGTTGTTGA